From a region of the Littorina saxatilis isolate snail1 unplaced genomic scaffold, US_GU_Lsax_2.0 scaffold_2570, whole genome shotgun sequence genome:
- the LOC138954405 gene encoding uncharacterized protein: MKQTRLHPTEGEGGGEEGEGEEEVVSLKNKIRHVPQVTKEEETGGEEGGEEDEGRQHSSGALQVAGGEVVEGGGMWPASPLRSSTGITCRLRSNSWILHNCDNWPSTWLLHNQVLFLTCLPISRLCQHLHHHQTMQPGRTGVCADIVGTCPHLQNGSAASAALSAYQECLR, encoded by the exons ATGAAACAGACTCGCCTGCACCccacagagggagagggaggaggagaggaaggggagggggaagaggaggtgGTCAGCCTCAAGAACAAGATCAG ACATGTTCCACAAGTAACGAAAGAGGAGGAGACAGGGGGAGAGGAAGGAGGAGAGGAGGACGAGGGGCGACAGCACAGCAGCGGGGCTCTTCAAGTGGCAGGGGGAGAGGTGGTCGAGGGAGGTGGGATGTGGCCGGCATCCCCACTGCGCAGCAGCACAGGAATAACTTGCAG ACTCAGATCCAACAGCTGGATATTGCACAACTGCGACAACTGGCCCTCGACCTGGCTGTTGCACAACCAGGTCTTGTTTTTGACATGCTTG CCGATCAGTCGTCTGTGCCAACACCTGCACCATCACCAGACCATGCAGCCTGGCCGGACTGGTGTGTGTGCCGACATTGTCGGCACATGCCCACACCTGCAGAACGGATCTGCTGCCAGCGCCGCACTCAGTGCATATCAAGAATGCCT GAGATGA